DNA from Deltaproteobacteria bacterium:
GCCGTCAGAAAGATCGAGCAACCCTGGAACGGATGGTAATGGGAAAAGATCTTCCTGTGAGTTCCGAAGAATTGGTGGCCCTCCGTCATGCTGTGGGTTGGCCGGCAAAAGGGAATTATGTTCAAATCATCCAGGAGTACCTTTTTCACATCAGCGCCAGGTGGAATGGACGGCTGGTGGGATTTTTACCTGTGGTAGGTAGCCCCCACGGTGATTTGTTGATCCATAGCCTATGCGTGCATCCTGACGGCCAGGGACAGGGGGTGGGGACACGTCTAATGGAAATTGCCCTGGAGGCTTGTCGCGACTTGAATCCTCAGGGGGTCAACGTGCTTTTTGGGGAGAATGACCGTCCCTTCTTCGAAAAATTTGGTTTTCGGGTAATGTCCGGGGGGTACATGGATTCTGAATCTTTGAAAGCCCCCAATGTCCGATCCAAGGCCAAAAACAGACTCTCCCGCTGATAGAGATGAGTAGGCC
Protein-coding regions in this window:
- a CDS encoding GNAT family N-acetyltransferase, which translates into the protein MSRQKDRATLERMVMGKDLPVSSEELVALRHAVGWPAKGNYVQIIQEYLFHISARWNGRLVGFLPVVGSPHGDLLIHSLCVHPDGQGQGVGTRLMEIALEACRDLNPQGVNVLFGENDRPFFEKFGFRVMSGGYMDSESLKAPNVRSKAKNRLSR